The Phaseolus vulgaris cultivar G19833 chromosome 5, P. vulgaris v2.0, whole genome shotgun sequence genomic interval TGAATTATTACTCATTTTTTTCTCCTCTGGCCTACCGTTGCTATATAGTTGTAGATCGTGTTTGCCTGCTGTTAATTTGTGTTTCCGTTGGATGTTCGTAATAGTGTTggaaaaattacataaataaaaattggcGTGTGGAGAAAACTATTGAAATATGGTATCATGACCGAGACTATGCAGTACAGTAATCTTCCTTGTTGCTTAATCGTGTGTGACAGATGGCACATGTATTGAATTATGATTGTGCGGTGGATGCATTAAATTTTGCGGTAGAAAAGAGAAAGGGGTAAAGGATAAGATGGAAGGAAAAATTGTATTATATTCATATGTTATAATGAGAAATGAATACAAGGTATATATAGGTTATGTTAAAACAGAGTAATAGAATCTCACAAAACTCAATATCCCCCTCAAGTTTAGAGATAGATGTTGACCAACCCAAGCTTGGAAATAGCAGAAATAAAATCACCACGTTCAAGTGGTTTTGTGAGAACATCAGCAGTTTGATGGTTGGAGGAGATTGACAACTGCTGGAAGAGTTTGGATTGTAGTTTTTCACGTACAACATGTCAATCTATCTCTACGTGCTTCGTTCTTTCCTGGAAGCTTGGATTGTGAGCTATATACCTTGCATATTGATTATCACAATAGACAACAGCTGAGGTCTGGACCTTTATCTTGACCTCAtcgatcaaatacttcaaccATTGAATCTCACAGGTTAAAGTAACGAGGGCACGATATTCTGCTTCGGATGATGATCGCGACACAGTAGACTACTTCTTGGATTTCCAGCTAATCAGCGAAGAGCCCTCAAAAACACAAAAACCGGTTGTTGATCGCCTAGTTTGTGGACAACTTGCCCAATCTGAATCACAGAAACCTTTAAGCTGGAGATCCGAATTGTCAGAGAAGAAAAGTCCTTGTCCAGGAGTTCCTTTAATGTAACGTAGAACTCGGTGTTCAGCATTGTGATGTTCTGAAGTTGGTGCTTGCAGGAATTGACTTAGAAACTGGACACAATAGCTTATGTCGGGCATGGTATTTGTAAGATATAGTAGCCTTCCAATGAGTCTTTGATAAGCAGTAACATCTTTTATGGAAATTCCTTTTAGAAACATGTTCTTTGTATCCTTCTTCATAGGTGTGGCACAAGGTTTAGCAGCAAGTAGACCAACTTCGTAGATGATGTTTAGAGCATATTTCCTTTGGGAAACATGAATGCCCTTATTAGATCTGGCTATCTCGAGACCAAGAAAGAACTTCAAATCGCCTAAGTCTTTTACTTTAAAAACTTTGTCTAGGTGTCGTGTAACTTGTTCTATGTCTGATATAGATTTTCCTGCAAGAataatgtcatccacatatactagTAATATAGTAAAACTGTTTTCAGAGTTTCTTATGAATAATGAATGATCATAAACAGATTAGTGAAACCAATTTTGTTAAGAGAAGAAGTATGCTTAGCAAACCATTGTCGTCTtgcttgtttcaaaccataTAATGATTTTACTAGCTTGCAAACCTGTCCAGTTTTAACCTTGATGCCAAGTGGAGGTAGCAAGTAGACTTCCTCATTTAGATCCCTATGCAGAAACGCATTGTTCACATCTAGTTGTTTAAGGTGCCAGTTCTTTGTGGCAGCAATGGCAAGTAGCATTCTTATAGTTGTAAGTTTGACCACAGGAGAAAAAGTATCCAGGTAATCTATTCCTTCTAGTTGTGTATACTTTCACGACAAGTCTTGCCTTGTACCTTTCTATATCACCCTTCGCATTGTATTTTATCTTGTACACCCACTTACATCCAATGGGTTGCTTACTGTGGGGAAGGTCAGTGAGAATGTTTCATTTTCTTCCAAGGCTTTAATTTCCTTTTTCATGGCTTCACACCATTCAAGTTTTCGTATAGCTTCATTGTAATTATGTGGCTTTTCATTAGAAGATATAGCTAAAACATAGTTAAGGTGTTTAGTAGTTAGATTGCCATAATCAAGATATGTAGATTGGGAATGAAGGACTTTACCATAATGATTTAGTCGTTTGGTGTCAATGTGACTAGAAAGTTGGCAATGATAGTCCTTGAGATAGCTAGGAGATCTCCTGTGTCTATCAGACCTTCACAAGATGTTTTCTTCAGTAGTATTCTCCTCGGTTTGATCAATATGATAACTCTCATTCGTGTCAACAGgttcaaaattaaaatcaaaagcATCAATTTGCTGATTACCCTTTTCTTTGTTACAATTGTTATTTTCAGTATAGGGAAAAACAGATTCATAGAAGTTTACATTTCTTGACACAAAAATCTCCTTATTATGaacatcaaacacaacataacCCTTCATACCAGTTTTATATCtaagaaaaatacattttctTGCTCTCGGATCTAACTTAGATCTATTTCTTTGCAAACTTGAAGCAGAACATAAAGAACCAAAAACCTTTAAATTTTGAACATTGGGTTGTTCTTTATATAACAAATCATAAGGTGTTTGCATCTCGAGAACATTAGTAGGTATTCTGTTTATTAGATGTGTGGCATAAGTCACAACATAGGACCAAAAAATAACAGGCAAATTAGACTGAAGTAAAAGACTACGTGTAACATTCAAAATGTGCTGATGTTTTCTCTCAACAACAgagttttgttgtggtgtttccaCACAACTAGTTTGATGTAAGATACCCAAACTTTCATACAATGTGGCACAAGCAAACTCATTTCCATTATCAGAACGGATGGCCTTTATGACATTAttaaactaattatatataaGAGTAATGAATCTACTTAAGGCATCCCTAGTTTCAGATTTTGCTATCATAGGATAAACCCAAGTGAACCTACTGTGGTCATCCACTATGGTAAGAAAAAACTTGTGACCGTGCATAGAAGCAGTCCAAAAGGGCCCCATATATCCACATGAATCAtatcaaatatgtttttagtaCGAGTACTATTATGAGTGAAAGAAAGTTTGTGCTGCTTAGCATAATGACATACATCACACGATTTATTTTCATAGAAACTGATATAAGAAAAAATGTTACTCATATGCTGTAAAACTCTATCAGATGGATGTCCCAGCCTGTGATGCCAAATATTCTTCGTAACACTTTGGTCTGGATGGTTCAAATTTCCTGCAGTATTGATACTGACTTCATGCTTTGATGTATCTATAAGATATAATCCTTTGTCCAACCTAACACATCCAATCATCTTTAATGATTACACATTTTGAATATGACAAAACTCAGAAGTAATAGTGAGTTTACAATTATGATTTTTAACTAGTTTTTGCACAAAAACAAGATTAAAAGCAAATTCTGGTACATATAATATGTTATATaggaattgtttttcaaataatgCTACTGTTCCATCATAGTAAGCAACAACATGTGAACCATTTGGCAAACTAATACGAATAGGATTTATTCTGCGAAAagtcaaaaaattatttatagaatAATTCACATGATCTGTGGCACCTGTATCTAAAACTTAAGATTTTTCATTGTTCTTACCTTTCGCAGTGTTCTCATCtgaagaatcattcaaaaaattGTTCACCTTATGCGcataatctttttttatttcttggataagtttgttagaatatatggcctgaaacgagagggggggggggggggttgaattgtttaagaggggtttttgaaaactttttcagttagaacaaaatcctttgtacgaaactcaatcagaaattcagttagccaagatattaagcacaaaacagcaaagcaccagaaaaacaattggttgtttataccagtaaagcaataacaactgaatttaaatgagtttaagggaagaaagagatacacaaacagtttatactggttcactcttaaaccaagagctacatccagtccccagaagccactgggcaatccactaaggaatcaatacagattacacacaaaccaccaaagaagtgaccttaaacccttcaagaaacacactctctttggcacaacacactccaagaatgttgatcttgacgacctcaagagcacacaacactccttggcaacaacacCAAAATTTACAGAATATTCAGAAcgttgtttacagaacaatttaaaatcaatacagatgtaatcctattccactctctcttgagaaaaccaaagttGAAAAgagaatgttcaaaacttgaaagcaatatttcacaactgaaaaactcaaatctgtttttcttgtttgttataaaacataaacaaaccatttatacctttcaaagattggtcaaagcatttaatacagGAGCGTATttagttggaaatcatttaaagcacattcaactaacaaaacataattctgttaggattttcaaagaaacaatcgattgaaatcacgaaacaatcgattgttttggtgtgacaacaagtcaaccaaccaaaacaattttcaaccttttcaaaaacacctaagaataaaacaatcgattgtttcgacaaaacaacaggttgtttttctcttagtttgaaaaacactttaaacttaaaaaggttttaaaaaacattagctttagattcaacaaagagtggattacacatttaaactacccatatcctatcctaaacacaatagcaacttcagccttgcatcaaacacatggatttggattcttcaaagcctttgatcacacttgatcaACAAAGTTGCATGATTTGATATATGTGACCTTGTGTGAACTGATTCCTGTTATTTGTGTTTGACTTATTTTCTTGCTCCtaccggttgactcgaacgacaACCTCTGACCCTCCTATTTCCGCTTGAGAATTGAACTTCCTTGgttgaagaatctctcacctgcaaagacaaagggcgccttgacggccgtttgcactctgacgctcaagtcagtattagggcaaagaaacactaactgtataaagtagttttagtCTTAGAAGCCTTGTATCTTGCTAGGGctcttagcaccctttatataggttgaaactaggttttACCTTTGTTCCGTTACCcgtgtctagggttccttggagaatgtccctgcgcgctattacacaatcttagcataATCTGGCACATAagacttcccttaactggagtgcaacgactaataGAATGGggcctgggtaccaacttgtgcaccaaatTTCTGGCGCCATCTGTTCTGTGGGttccctaagtattcacgtgccatgcatgcagcttccttggaaaccctaaccgtAACgagccttagcgcctccaaggactATTTGCTCGTGTCGCGCCTgaatgcgctatacacaccactTGCATGGATCCCTATTGTCTTAGGGCTTCCTCCCATATCTGATGTTTAACTAATAACTAGTGCAATTCTGGGGTCCACCTTACGTGACCCATCTTTACTATCAGGCCCCGGTGTGCAATGTCTAAGGTCTGTCACTGgagtcgatgaccgaggactggtcggtacacttCTCTTCAACTTTCATATTCTTATCCATCACAACACTGTTTGTAACTCTTTCATTCTTTTCACCTTTTTGTTTATACCAAGGGGGAAACCCCTACTTGAAATAGCATTCATCTATGGTATGATTCAGTCTGTGACAATGTGTACACTGCTTACCATTGTTTTGATACATGATTTTCCTCTTCCTTGAGATCTGCCAGTGCTGCTGCGAAACGTCTTCCAATTTCCTTGATTGCCTGAAGAATTAAACAGAGCTTTGCTATTCAACATCACACTACCTTTATTCACCATCTCATTGCTTGCCAGTTGCCGTTCTTAATGGATGACGAGGGAAAAAATACGATTTATAATGGGTAAAGGCTCCATTAGCAAGATTTGTGTCTTAACAAAAAGATAAGTATCGTTTAGACCTTTTAACAAACACAAGGCGTACTCAAACTCTTTATACCTTTGGATGTGTTTGGTTAACGCACAACTGCATTTGATCTTGCACTCGCAATCAGGAGTTGGTCATAGTGCTTCAAGCTCTTCCCATAAGATTTTCAAATTAGTGTAGAATTCAGTCACTGTTCGTTCACCTTGCCTCATGGAATGTATCTCTTGAAGAAGATCCAAAATCCTGAAAAGATCTCCTTTTGAAAAATGTTCACGTAAATCTTCCTAGAGTTCCCTCGCATCCTCTACGTAAACCACACTCTGCGCAATCTGTTCACTAAGGGTTCGTGTTACCCATGATATAACCATCATGTTGCACTGTTCCCACGTTTCTTGAAGAGAAGTACCTGTTTTTGGAGCGGGCAGAGTGCCATTAATGAATTTGTGTTTGTTCTTTGAAAGAAGGGCACGACGCATAACCCTACTCCATGGATGATAATTATTGCCGTCAAGCTGAAGATTGATCAAAACGGTTCCTGGGTTTTCTCCAGCATGCAGATAGTAAGGACTGCCTGGATTCTGAGCGGGATCTTGACTAATGCTTGGATTCTGGGTGGGATCTTTACTGCGGCTAGTGTAGCTTCCATCATGAATcacaaacaaaaaatagaagaaaaatgtaaagaaaacacaagaaccagaaacaagaacaaaagaaataaCGGAAGCAGAGCGAGACTTTAACTCTCTCTGATACCATATTGAAATATGGTCTCCATGACCCACACTATGCAGCATAGTGATCTTCCTTGTTGCTTAATCGTGCGTGAGAGATGACACATGTATTGAATTATGATTGTGCGGTGGACGCATTAGATTATGCGGTGGAATAGAGAAAAAGGGTAAATAATAAGATGGAAGGAAAAATTGTATTATATTCATATGTTATAATGAGAAAGGAATACAAAGTATATATAAGCTCTGTTAAAACAAGAAAACAGAAACAGAATCTCACAAAACTCAATAAAAGCCGTCTGTATggttagatttattttttataaatttttttaattaatattttaatagtttttgaaagattaGTTTTCTAGAAGAAAATATTCTCTAAAATGtactataaatatttataaatgtttGTTTTTTTCTCTCCCGAAAATAAGTGAAACTGAACATGCATTAAGATGAATAGTGTATATAGTTTTCAACTAGACGTTCATATAGATCAAGTTATACTCCattcattaaaattaatatctTTATTTACAAGTatgtttaaaattgaaaatatcaaATAGTGTAGTTAtaagaaattataattatatataattaattatctttggATTAGTGAAATAGATTAAAATTGCAGTAAAtatatcaattttagaaaagagTAATTATGTTCTCAAAAGTTGAAGGGATGATTTATGTTTGATAAATTCGTGTGGACTGTTAATGTTAAAAGGTTACTGTATTAGTGAAAATCATAGTATTAGATCAGGATTTGATTTATTaaacttggaaaagtctatgttaagacaaaaatattgatttttaagAAGAAATAACTCAAATGTATATCTGATAAAGAAAATATTcagaaagataaataaaaagtgGTAAATTAGAATTAATGATCATTGGCAAGAACAAAGAGAGATTGCATAAAGGGATAAGTGAGAAATGTTGTATTTGTTCAAAGAATTTTAACCAAGGAAACAAACTAGGATGGTTCGctatttatagttttttctctctcttatggtcgtaataaaatatacatatacatTAATAGTACAATCGTTTAAAATTAACTATTTATCTATCTTGATAAGTGGGTCTTCCAAAATAGCTTgtaactaattttagaaaaagatATAATTCTCTATTTCATTGTTCAAGTATATTCCAACACTTGGCAATTTCAAATTTGTTTGTAGAGTTGTTGGTTTTGGAGTAAATTAGAGTGTTAGATTGAGATTTTGCTGATTTGGAAAATTACAAGTTGATTGTGATGTGAAAAAGATTCTTGAATGTGTTTGAATGGTGTTATGAATAATTTGAAATGTAGATATTGatgaatatttgttttttgATTTAAATGTTGATTTATGAAAAGGACTTGAAGTTTTGAATAATTGAATAAGTGGTCGATGATTTAAATTGATTGTGGTATGCATTATGAAGTAAAATCTTAGTTTTCACTTgacaaatttggttttaaaatgAGGTATACATGCTCTCATTCTAACATCCACTCAGTAGATTTTTCCTGGGCTCACTGGATATGGAGATGTAGAGTTTGGGGTGCGCTCGACCCCAAATCCACTCAGAGATTTTTCTTGTGCTTCAAGCGGATTTTACATGCAGAGTTAGGGGAGATCTCAATCTCAAATCCGCTCAGTGAATTTTCCTTGCACTTAGCGAATTTAAGTTGCAGTTTTGAGGTGCTCTCGACCTCAAATCTACCCAGCTAAATTCCATGTGCTAAGCGAATTTGAGATGTAATTTTTAGGTGTTTTCTGTCTCAAATTCGCTTAGCCAATTTTTCCTGGGCTCAGGCCAATCTTAATTGACTCAAGTCATTTTGACAACAtttgtgatttttgtttttgtttcttttccaTTGGTCATGAAActgaattaaatattttgaaaatttatcatTTCGTAAATTAGAAATGATTACAACTTTAAAAGACctatatttgatttaatttatgtaacataagtgtttaaaataattcattaaattGATTTGTGAAAGTTGTATGTTATACGATCATTGTTGATATTTTCTAACAATTGTAAGAGTATAGACTTTTGTGTGATTGGATGGTATGTTGATGAATGAGATGAAATATGAATAATGTGGAATGAGAtcgagacatagtattttcaggaaaggaagtaccatgttgagattgttagGATGTGAATTGACTAGtgattcgtctagaaggagataagagtcgatggaggttcatatgactttgtCTGCGGTTTGAAAAACAATCCGGTTGGCAGGTCATATAAGTTAACCATGTCATATAAGGTGATTTGATATTGGAATTATTATGcgcatagctgtgtggatttGATAGTGAGGTAGTATGATAGGTGCAAATCTCTAAGTCTAAGTCAATGAACGAGTCTTCCAGAAGTAGAGACAAGTGTCTGTGGGTGGATATCAGTGGATTTTTGACGAGAGTGGTAATGAACTATGTTAGTGGATTTCTTCTACTTATAGATATTTGTTTGAGACAAATTAAAGATATAGTGAAAAGTTTCTGATTGAATGTTtaaaaatggtttttgaaacAATGTTTGAACTTGAATTAAATGTatgttatgaataaaaaaaaagtattaagaatgaaagaATCTTGATTAAGTGGTGATGGTGCACACTCATAATTAAATTAAGatgattttctatcttaattttGAAAGTTTGATGTTGAGCATATGTTTAATTCTAGTGCGAtatgtttcattttattaaagTGTTTGTTTATAGATTTGGAAGTTGTCTCTTagattaaaaattttaaataaaaaaaatggtttcattGTAGTACCTTTATATGTTATAGGAGTTTTGTTATTATTGATGGACTCAAATTATAAATGAatttgatgtgagttgattttaggattgttcattttatggtgtgacactttacttagattgagattttaggaatttaagagtGAAGAACTTAGGAAAATCCCCACTAGACATTAACTTaatcaagtggttaagtagatatgaaggttcatttcacaaaggcaaaaggaaaagacaattataaggtgaaaatgatgctagaaggtgcggaattaaagaacaaggaaaagaaaccaCAATAGAATTGCCGAATGGAAACAAGGAAAACCAAACAAAAGCATGATACAAAGAGTAAAattggaatgacaatggaagaatagatgaaggaatgagaaagcttatgtgatggatttgagaagtggaacacgccacttggaatgtgattggcctccaagataagtgaagataggcgccacttgagagctctcaatactcacaagataagacctaaatgctaagaggaattcaaacctcactaacacctcacacaatttatgcagagtaactcttcttctattaatttcaactttttaaaatacactaggtaggcctcctatttataggtgaaggagccttggagaacaagctaaagggggttggatgggaaaagggaaaaaatgggcagccttagggtttgactaagtcaaacccgcatcctaggcttgtccttctagaaactaggtcaaaatgccttccaaaagggttaggaacaagctaaaatgttacccacaccccctattatgctaaaggtaccttattctagcctatatttgctatttggaaccccaaagtgagcccaattatttacaacatatttgtatcttataagaagaccaaaaggaagaatagtTGGTGTGATGGTTTATGCTCATCTCCTCTGGTGAGGTCCATCTGATCCTTGGTGGATTTATGAATTGAACGCTGAGATGACAGTTCAccatgtgctttgtcttttgcttccttggtcatcttcgtaGTTACTTGGGTTGTATCATAATTTGAGACATTTTTCTTTGAAGGATCTAAATATCATCTCTTGAATGAATTAATTCtttatcaattttattcttataaataGAAAGAAATATTTTCAAGGTCACATGAACATGAAATGAATAGTTTCCCAACGAGTATGCAACAAGTTGCAAGTTAGATTTAGTTGTGCTATGATTCATTTTTAGATAGATATAAATTGTGAGAGTAGATAAGTAGTAGACTAAGAGAAATAATGATGGTAGAGTTCCCAAAAGAGCGACACAAAGAGCAAAAGAGAGACGTTACATGGTGTTAAAacatatggccttaaacgagaggggggggggtgaattgtttaaagggggttttcaaaaactttttcagttagaacaaaatcctttgtatgaaactcaatcagaaattcagtttgccaagatATTAAAcgcaaaacagcaaagcaccagaaaaacaatcggttggttgtttataccagcaaagcaataacaactgaatttaaatgagtttaagggaagaaagagatacacaaacagtttatactgatgcactcttaaaccaagagctacatatAGTCCGCAGAagccactgggcaatccactaagcaatcaatacagattacacacaaaaccatcaaagaagtgacattgaacccttcaagaaacacacttcctttggcacaacacacaccaagaatgttgatcttgacaacctcaagagcacacaacactctttggcttacaacaccagaaattacaaagtattcagaacgaattacacttgtttacagaacaaactgaaatcaatacagatgtaatcctattccactctctcttgagaaaaccaaagttGAAAAGAGAATGTTCAAAACAtgaaagcaatctttcacaactgaaaaactcaattatgtttttcttgtttgttataaaacattaacaaactatttatagctttcaaagattggtcaaagcatttaatacagGAGCGTATtcatttgaaaaacatttaaagcacactcaactaaaaaaacagaattctgttaggattttcaaacaaacaatcgattgaaatcatgaaacaatcgattgttttggtttgacagcaagtcaaacaaccaaaactgttttcaaccttttcaaaaacacctaagagtaaaacaatcggttgtttcgacaaaacaacaggttgtttttcacttagtttgaaaaacactttaatcttaaaagatttttaaaacactttagctttagattcaacaaagagttgATTACACATATAAACTACCCAaatcctatcctaaacacaacaacaattccagccttgcatcaaacacttggatttggattcttcaaagcctttaatcactcttgatcaacacatGGGGCTAGTGTGGACTTAACGTCCCAATAGAAATGAAAGCTAATCTTTTGGTGACTATACATTAAAGTCGACTTCAAATGGGACACAACTTTACAAGATAGTGTTGGCTAAGcctacataaataaaaatttattatttaactatGCCGTAGGTTTGGGAGACACTAAAatggatataaaattaaataattattaataagtggactttaagcctaactcaacctcataaagcaggcttataaagtgaggtttgcacccacttatatactgtgaaatgttctaatctctagttgatgtgggatctccaacacaccccctcacgttAAG includes:
- the LOC137834110 gene encoding uncharacterized mitochondrial protein AtMg00810-like, translated to MLLAIAATKNWHLKQLDVNNAFLHRDLNEEVYLLPPLGIKVKTGQVCKLVKSLYGLKQARRQCFTILLVYVDDIILAGKSISDIEQVTRHLDKVFKVKDLGDLKFFLGLEIARSNKGIHVSQRKYALNIIYEVGLLAAKPCATPMKKDTKNMFLKGISIKDVTAYQRLIGRLLYLTNTMPDISYCVQFLSQFLQAPTSEHHNAEHRVLRYIKGTPGQGLFFSDNSDLQLKGFCDSDWASCPQTRRSTTGFCVFEGSSLISWKSKK